From Zea mays cultivar B73 chromosome 3, Zm-B73-REFERENCE-NAM-5.0, whole genome shotgun sequence:
CAGCCAGCCAGCACCGAGGGCATGCTGTGCACAGTGCAGGGCATTCGGGCCCCAGAGGCCTTTGAATGAGGGCATGCATGAGCCGCATCTATGCAAGCAATCTTTTAAACGATATACGTACCCAAACCCCGGCAATTTACTGCTCCACGCCGGGCCCACCCCTGGGTCAGGCGGCAGCAGGGTATCGGCCGGCGGACGACGAAGAGATCCATGgctgctgccgctgccgctgcctggCCAGCATGCATGGTCGGGTGCTGATGCGCCCTACAGTTCCCGTCTGTACCCGTCCAACGTGTTCGCACAGTGTGCCCCCCTGGACCAGGATGACaatatagatgtccaaacgggccacccggcacggacccggcccgaacccgtttcggcccggtacgaatagggccgggccaggcacggcccgttgatgcttcgggccgggtcgggctggcccacgtgcctagagacatgcccaaacccggcacgcacagggaaaaatcgtgccgggccggcccgttggcCCGGTGGGCCTCAACGGACCGGGCCGGACACTGGCCCGAACCAACAGTAGAACggtatataaatacatatatttaacataattaatcatatataataacatattatttatatatattaagacaacaaaatatttatgtatgcattttatatttatgtatgcattttatatatgtttggccgcgtatttagtatttacatactatgagagaattaaatgtatttacaTATTTAGTATTTACATAAATATGCGGGCCGCCGTCGTGCCGACCCATttatcgtgccgggccgggccaaAGCACGCGGGCCGCCGTATGTGCCCATACCCGGCccgctaaacgggccgtgccggcccgggcCCGTAACCGACCGTGCCGGGCCGTGTTTGGACCGGGCTAAATTCGTGTCGTGCCACAGGCCAAACGGGCGGCCCGcactgtttggacatctatagatGACAACTCCCGCAGCAGGACGCCAAGCAGCGGAGGAGAGAGCAGGGAGCTGCGCCTTGCAGTCCTGGAGTTCCGTAACGGTAAACCGTTGATTTGGTGCCAGTCGAGTCGCGAGATTACTGCTGTGGTTTCTTTTCAGAATCTATTTATGTGTTTTTTTTTCACGTGTGGACGGACGGTCTCACTGGCCCCGACCTTTTGCAGCTGCTGAGCCTGCTGTGGCTTGCTTTTGAGATCGAGCGTTCTGTTCTTGGACGTGGCGCTTGCGTGGCAGTAGCGAGCGGCCTATAATGGCGGCAGCGGTTCCGTCTTGGTCTTGGCGGTCTGGTCTGGTCGTCTACTCCAGCCAGCCAAGCCAACCCACTACTCGGTGCCTCGCTCGCCATCCGCCAAAACCTTCCATTTCCATGGGGTTTTGCACATTGCCCCGCATGTGTCCGTGTCCGCGCCTCCGTTTGCAACATGTGGCGGCGTTCCCGGCCCGCCACTGTGCCGGAAAACGACACATTCCCGTCAGGCCTCAGCGGCAGCGCAGGCGCAGCGCAGTCCACCACTCCACATTATTACTGCCCCGCCCCCCTTTACTCGCCAGCCCTCCTCCGGCCTCCCGCTGCTCGCTCGCCCCCTCGAAAACCAGCGGCGAATTCGTGGTTTGTGTGTGTGATGCGGTGACGCCATGGCCGTCTGGCCTCTTTCTTCAGTTGCCATTCAGCTCACGGttcgctcctcctcctcctcctcctccccgcgATGGACAGGCCGCATCGGCATCGGAATGAGGACTTGACCGGCGGGCGCGCCGGGGTTcgtcgcggcggcggcggcggcgcgatgGAGGCGAGCCGGCGCGGGCGGTTCCACCGCCACGATGGGCCCGCCGCGCCCGTCCCGGTGGTGGACCAGGCGGACTGCACGGCGCAGACGTGCCGGTCCTGCGTGGCGGTGACGCTGGCGGACGCCATCGCGCTCGGCTGCTGCCCGTGCGCGGTGGTCAGCCTGCTGGGGCTGGCGCTCGTCAAGGCCCCGCTCGCCCTGGCGCGCCGCTGCCTGCGGCGGCTGCGCGGCGAGCTGCGGCACAGGAAGCGGGTGCGCGACATGCACGGCCCCGCCGACAAGGCCAAGTGCCGCAGCTCCGACGCCGGCGCCGCGTCGAGGGGCGCGTGGGCCTTGGAGGCGGCCGCGCGGGCGAGGGCGAGCAACTCGTCGTCGTCAGGCTCAGGCAGGCTCGACGCGGAGAAGGTGTGGATGGAGGAGATGTACCGGGTGGGGCACTGGGGGTTCGGCCGCCTGtccgtctccgtctccgtctccgtcaccccTCCCCCGCCCGTCTGGCCCGGACGCAGCCccgacggcgacggcggcggcggcgggagaaAGGACGTGGACCTGCGGTGCGAGTCGTGACAGGGGAAGCCGCGCGACCGTTCGTCCTTCTGCCGGACAGCTCCGTGGCAATGCCGGAAGTTGTCCTCTGACTTTGCACGGTGAAATGAGAGTGCATGGTCCGTGCATCGGAGCTCCGAGGAGAATCTGCTTGGGGGAAGAAGCGCTAAGCTATGATTGGACCCGGGCGTGGGGATTGCTGCTTGATTCGCCGCCTTGGCGGCAGGTCGTCGTGTCGCGCAGCCCCAGCCCAGCCAGAACGATTCATCAGACTTCCAGTGCACAGCGGCAAACCCGGAGGGCCTTCTGCAGTTGCCCTTCCAAGTGGCCGTGTCGTAGTCGTAGCTTCCATTTGTTTTTCCTCCTCTTGGTTCTGGAACCCCGGCCCTGTATTTTTACAAGCTGTACATATTCGAGCGGCCGAGTTCTTCCATGCTGCTGTAATTTTTTTGGGCGATCTCTGACTCTCTGTATATACTCGCCTTTCTTTTTATTTCCCGGAAATAATGTGCATCCGTGGCTCGAATCGAATCGGATCACTTCCCGGAAATGCTCTTCATACGAAATTATTGCCTTCGTCCTTGTGTATTTATGTGCTGAAACTGGAGCATGGTAGGCACCCACCACTCTTGTTACTTCTTCCCCGTTGGGGAACGGGTTTGACCGGTACCTCGTCGACCACGAATGCTTACGTCATGCACTCTTCCTCGTCGTGCAGGTGCAGAACAGGACACAAACAAGTTTCGTCGTTCATGTATCTGCGCGCCTTCGTCATCCTCACTCTGCTCGGTCAATGGCAGACGCGCACCACACGAGCTGTTTTACTTCTGTGCATGCTATTGCTAAGGGAAGGCGAGCGTCCGTTCTATTGGAAGGTCACCATCATTGGCCATGGACGGTGATAGGATCAGTTGCCTCAGTAATCAGTATCGTGCCCATGCCCATAGCAGATTATGGCACGTTAAATGGTGAGTTATGACCTAGCTCTAAATATATTACTTTAAAGTTTAATAAAAAAGAGGGAAAATATTTCTCGGTTGAAAGTTACGCTCATACGCAACATTTCTAATGAGAGCGTCACATGGCAGAACACGAAAATTCACGAGAAAAAAAAAACGTGAGGGAGGGCGCGCGGGATGAAATTATGGGCTTATGCTCCCTCGTCATGACTCATGAGACCTTGCGCACATTttttttttcgtcgaagactatACTATGTTACAGATGCTATATAGCTAGACATGTCTTGGGCCATGGGCTATGGGCCAAATTCGGTGTGAGTTGGCCCGTACCGGGTAGTGCTTGGTGCTGAACGGTTGGGATGAGCTGGCTATCGAATAGCGGAACGCAAGCTTTGGATTCGTCAGAACGAAATGAGCGCTGTGATGGACTGGAGGCTGCGCGCCCCGAACCTGCGCCGTTCAGAAAGAAATCACGGACCACAGTCCATGACCCAGAGAGGACATCTCGACTGTAGCTGCTACGTACTCTCTTCGTTTTTTTAGTTGTCGCTAGATAGTTTAATTTTATATTATTCAACGATAACTAAAACGAAACGAAGGGAATACTAGTTTCGTCTCGGCGAGCTCGTTTTGTTTGTTGCTGCGCAATACATCATAGGCAGATCAGATAGGGGGAGGGGGTCAAGAGACAGCGTCTGCTCTTGCCGGAGGTTGGTCCCTCCCTTGCCATTTGGTGTGGCCGCACCCTAGACTCCTCGTACGCCATTCTACAGTACTGCTCCAGGCTGCTAGCGTGGGCGTGGCATTCTCCCCCCAGTCTAGAGAATCTGGCACCTACTAGAGGCTACCACCAGTCTGATGGCACGGGCCAACACCCCCTGCAAACGATGGCCGATCTGTGGGGGGCCAAGGTGTCCAAAGAGCGCGACCGATTGTCCCTGCATTCCAAGTCCAACGCGCAACTAACTACACATGACCCAGTGGGCTGGCCGTGACATCTCATCAGGGATGCAGCCCAGGACTGGTGCGCGGACGGTGACCCAATACCGGGCATGCTGAGCGAGGCGCGAGAGTGCGTGTTGTTCTTTACTTATAAACTAACTAACTAGTTGTCCGTATCTTACTATCTTACTATAGTTGTTATATATTATATTAATAAGtatatatattatataaataAGTATTGAGGTActtatttaaatataattattgtttatatatttattcaaatataattattatttattttaaataaatatgtgtGATCTGGTGATTAGCCCTAAATTACTAGAGTAGAGGGCGTGGGTTCGAGTGGGCTCTCTGCAGTATTTTTTGCGCGGTGTGGTAGCTGCGCGAGGGAGTTAGGTGCTGACGTGGATGGGGCTAACAGGGCACGACACAGCGCGTGGAGCGGAAGAACTAGTCAGGACGTGTGGGGACGGGCCTAGAGTGTCAGCATAGAGGATGAAGTCGTGGTAGCACTATGTGCTCACATTAATTTTTAATAGAGTGGTATAGCCTAACAGATCGGAATAACACATGCTACAAGTTCATTCAGCTCAATCCATCTATAGCAGCTGTCCATAAAATCAACCTATAACATTCTTATAATATAGAGCCGGGAGCAAAGGTGGCCGCTCGCGCTATCCACGTCTCCGTTTATTTTCACAGCCGTTCGATCGGCATCCAATAAACACACGCAGCCTCATAGCGGAGAGCAGAGGTGGCCATACAGGACATGATGTTTCCAGATGGCCCCGGAAAGGGGTAGAAGAGGATATACGCATCTTCCTCccgtcctctctctctctctctcccggggCGACGGCTTCCACGGTCCGCGACGGCGGACACGCTGAACCCCACCCGTTTGCCCACGGCCAAGCAGGTACCATTCTTTCTGTTCGCCGGTTGTCCAATAGTCTCTTCTCTCTCTGTGAGTTCCATAGAACGCGGCCAGAAACCTCTTGCTCTCAGTTTCCGTCGATGTGCAAGCCGCCAGGCACCACTAGCTTTATCCCCCTGTTCCCTCAAATCCCTCTTCTCGCTGAGCTGGACACCGCCAGGAGCCACATCCCACCTCAACGTCGGGCCAACGCCAGGAGGCAGCAGCGCCGCCCTTCCTCTCCTGGCACGGCGGCAACATCTCGCAGGCAGCGCCCCACCCTGCCACCTGGCACACGGCCTGCAGGCTGCAGCATCGCAAAGCCACTGTTCCAGTCGAGCGTCGCGTGCAACCATGCATTTTTTTAATTCCCTTTGGTTTACACCCATAACCAATGTTTTTAAGTCCCTCTCTACTACTGCTGAAAGCCTGTTTGCTCAAGTAAGTTTGTCCTTCGCGCCTAAGGTGTTTTAACTGTGCGATATGCGTTCAGGAATTCAAAACACTCGGTTAGCCAAAAAGTACTACAACTTGGCTGCTTGCCACTTTCACTATAAAGAAAAGGTATATTCTCCCACTCCGTCTCTGGTGTGATTAGCTTTTCGGGGTTGGGATGTGTGAGTATGTGGACTTTGATATCCGTATCTACATGATCAATTATTGGTAAAAAGGTATCTCAACCTTAAATGTATCTATTATACATAGAAGAACTATCAACTAAGTTCATGTTTTACCTTATAATTATACAGTTGAAACTTCGCATGTTGTCCCTACGTACATAATTCTATGGATGCACATTCTTTTTTTTCCCAAAAAAAAATCTCACTTGAAAGAACGAATATAGGGAATCCGATCTACATCTTCTTAATTGTACACGATTTGCTGGTCGTCTGTTAACACACTATATTTTTCCCTTCGCATATTTATTTACATAGTTTACCGGTCGTTTATTAGCCCAATTTCTAATTGATTCTACAGGTCAGCCCTCCGTGTGGAGCGAAAACATCTCTAATTCCCAGGGATTTTAACTCCGAGCACATCAGGTACGTTTGTTCAATACATCTAATCTCCCAAATCCATCAGCTGCTTTGCCACCTAGAACGCAGTAATGAATAAATATCATCACATCAACAAACAATGTATCGCACAACTTTAGGTCTTGGCTTATCCCCCATTGATATATAACTAAATTAGACGCAGAGAATCTACTTAATAAGATACGTAACATATTAAATGCGTTTAAATATTATGACTGCTTCACTAACATATTGTTCGAGCATTTCTTTTACATAACACTTTCTAAAACATAAGATAGATAAGTAGTTGAAATCACATACACAAACTGCACTGCTCAACAGATTCTACTCCTTTCTTTTTTAAAACAAAAGTTGTATGTAATATAAAAGTTCTTATAAGCATCTGAGTATAGCTCAGAACCAAACCAAACAATTCAATAAATAGTTACATATACACACCAATAGTTCTGTATCAAATCATAGAAACGGATTTCAAATGTGATGCACAAACCAACCTGACAGCAAACCGTTTTAAAAGTGGGGGATGTTGCATATTCTCTTTCGCCTGGGAGCAATATACTCAGAATAGCTACAAGAAAAAAAATATCTGTTATCCTACGTACCCGAAAGGTACACAAATCATGAAAGCATGAACAAAAATAAGATCTTCCACTCCCCATTCATCAGCACTCAACCTGATATCCCCCACCACACACACGATCTTTTTACTTTCTTATATAAATCGTGTGATGTATTCATATCCATTCTGTGCTATGTTCAATGCTTAACAAGAAACATTCTTACATGTAGTTAAGAGATCGCACTGTTGTTGTGCTTATTATTATTTAAGCAGACATTTTGTTCTTCTGATGATGTTATTATTTTTTTTTTTGCACGTCTCTTTGTTCCTTACTAAGGATTCAAGTTTCTGTTAATGTGCATATGTCATATTCTTTTTATGTACAACTTTTCCATAGCATCTAACCATCTAAATAACCCCCGTGCTTAAATACCAAATTCCTAAAACGAGTTGTCTAGCTAATCAGTCCATTAGTAAAGTAAATAAAACAACTCACTTTTTTATAATTCATGAACAGGATCAAGCAAGGACCCGTGCGCATCCAAAAAGAAACTCCTAAGAAACCCTCCCAAGACTGAATGCTACCTTCTACCATCAGCAGCCTTTGAAGTTCTAAAGTGTTTATTTTATATGTTAGTATGCATGTTCAACCTTTTGAAGACAATTTGTGTAAACATAACAACTTTGTTTTAGATGTTGAAACAGGCAAAAATAACCACCGTCATAAATTACCTAACTCTGTTTAATAACTACTGTTCAACCTTCTGTGATATACATGACCAACTTTCTTAATTGTCACTTATATTTCAGAATGTGTATCTACATTTTACAAATGATATAACATTATTATCACTTACATTACATTTTTCTACAACGCGCGCGGGGCGCGCACCCGTTACTAGTGTATCTAAATTGAACAGATCTACTTAACTATGGATTTAGAGTATCAAGAATAACATAGCGTGTTTGTTGATATAGCTGGCCATTCTCATAAATCGCAGATCGAGACCCTAAATATTTCCGTCGAAGATATATTTTTATTCTCTTTCCGAAGGATCCAACCACGAAAAGAGATATAAGAAATAATAGTAAGACATCCCCTCTCCAATTGTTTATTATAATAAATTATTTCTTTGTTgtatagaaaaaaataaaaaatatagtgTGTTGAAGATATGATTGGTATTATTCGTGTGTCTTGAGTTTCCTAGCGACCAAAGCCCACCAAATCCGTAGCCTGCCCGTGTCCGGTGTGCGGTGCGCAGTGCTGGCGATCCAATCCAACGAGCCCTGTTCCTCCGCCGCGGTTCGGTAAGCGGTAAGCCACGTCCGCGTTCTATGAACCACCAGAAGAACAGGCGGACCCTCGAAGCTGATCGCGGTTCGCTTCTGTTCTCTTCCGCGAAAGGCGAACCCGTCCGTCTCGCGTGCTGACCCCATCCCGTTCGCGTTCTCGGACTTCTAGAACCGCCACCGCCGCTACCCGCCTCATTCTTCTGGCTTGGCTTGGCCTGGCCTCGGAACGGCTCACCAGCCCCACtgccccagcacggcgcgccacacCCTCGGAACGGCTCACCTCACCGGTGCGCCCCAAACGAGACAGCACCTCCGCGGGCTGGGCGGCTCAGCCCACCGCTCCCCAACTACCCTCGCTGTTTCCCACTGAGTCGTGGTCCCGGTTTCGTGACGCGGCCCACCGGCCAGCGTCACGGAAGCTCCCCGTGCCGTATCCGTCGCGCCTCACGCCTTGGTTCGGCTCATCCCACACCGTGAGCGTGACACGGCCGGACCGGCCTCCTTCTCTGTTGGCGCCACCACTCCCCTGACAACCGAAAAAGAAATTAGAAAACCGCAGCCAATCCAGCCGAGTCTGCAAAAAATCTTGGAAGCCGCGGGAGCGAGAGCCATGGAGGACATCGGCGAGGGACCCGCCGAGAACCTTCCGGAGCCCCTGTCTCCAGCCGTGGAGGCCGAGGACGAGGACGGCGACGAGTTCAGCTTCCCCGTTCCTCCGGTCGCCGCCGGCGCGTGCATCGTGCCCGTGTACCCGATCTTCGGCCGGCCCCCGTCCCCGCtgcgggaggaggaggaggaggagccggaGACGGCCACCTTGCGGGTGCCGCTGGGCCGGCTCCTGCTGGAGGAGCGGGAGTTCCGCGCGCGGGAGCCGGACGGGCGATCGTCGAGTGCGCAGGCGTGgcaggacgaggacgaggacgacgcctccggcggcggcggcggcgccggggacgaGGACCTGCAGGGCGTGCCGGCGGAGAGCTACTGCCTGTGGGCGCCCGGCGGGCAGTCGCCGGCGCCCGCGTCCCCGCGCCGGTGCCGGAAGAGCGGCTCCACGGGCTCCGTCCTCCGCTGGCGCCGCATCAGCGACCGCCTCGTCGGCCGCAGCCACAGCGACGGCAAGGAGAAGTTCGTGTTCCTCACCGCCGTTCCGGATCCGCCTCGTCCTAGTAGGAGTAACAAGGAAGTGGATGAAGGAGGCGGCGACGGCGAGGCAGGCAGCGTGGCGCATCAGATGAGATATTACggtagaggcggcggcggcggcggcggcagccggAGGCGTTCGTACCTACCGTACAAGCAAGAGCTCGTCGGGCTGTTCGCCAACGTCAGTGGGCTGCGCCGGAGCTACCACCCGTTCTAAAACGCGATCTGTCCATGCCTTCCGACCTCCGTCAGTGGGCCAAAAAGTAAAAAAAGATGATATCTTGCTCGTTTTTCTGTGGATAATACTGCCTATAGTACTGTGCACTGTTTTTTTACAGTACGGCGGAAGCAGTAGATCTGCGTATTTTCTCTCTAAGTTATCGGCTTGGATAAAATAGGGTTTTAGTTTTAATTAAAAAAATAGCAGAACCTCAGCAAGGGGAAAAGAGGTAACGTAGCGTGTGTACTGCTGCTAGTCTGCTACTCATTTGTTCACAACTTCACATACTTGACTTCACTTGAGAAAAATAACCTGAGGTTTCCTTAATATACATACGCCATGCAGTGctaattcccccccccccccccccccccccgacgaaGCAATCACTGAATACGTCACGCTGAGATACGGATGATGTGTGCGATCTCCACGAGGGTCAGGTCAGGGGTCGGCTTGGTTCGCTTCTAAAATATGCCGATGCGAAGGTTCATTACGCAAATGATTTTTGGCTGTGATTTGATTTGGTAGCATCTTCTCGTATTCGGTTTACCAAATCTACGGCGAAGTTATCTGTCCAAACTTTATTTATACGCTGAATCTTTGACATGACAAATTTTGGTCACGAAATAAGCAAGGTCCTAGGTCTAATATTGTTGTACGGTTGAGAGTGATTGTTTAGGGTAACTTTTGGCTCCACTACCGTGTAGTTTACAGCGCAGGGGATACGCACGCCGTGTGGTACTGGTACCGAATCAGGTCCTGTCTGTTGTCGCCCAACGTGTCATCGTCGTCGGATGTCGAGAGGGACAGCGGCAGATGATCCAAGGGGCTCTCGCGTTCGGCTTCCTCTCCCTGTCACGCCCCTTCTACCGGCCGGTCCCACTGTGGATACGGTGCGCTCGGCGCGATCCGTCGGAGCGCCACGGCAGCCAGCCAGCCACACACACGTAACAGCGAGCTGCTGTTTCGTTAAACGAATAAAGGCCTCTTCATTCTCTTCGTTCCGAGGAATTGTTTGCGGCGTTCTTTTCATTATCATCAGGCGATACTAGCTGGGTACCGTTGACATCTAGGACTCACCATACTGGCAAGTGGCAAGGGGCAAGCTTCTATTTTCGTAAACGTCGGAACATATCTAAAAATCGCACATTAGTAAAACCTAGCACACGTGTAATGGTTAAATGACCTTGAACACAAACTACATAATTGTTCTTTGACTTTGCCTGAATGGGGGAGGCCCGAGCTGCATGAGCAGTACAAAACAATCCATTTTGAGGTTATTTGCATGCGCAGGGATGTGGGGTGAGGCCTGTCTCCTCGATAGTGTGCTCTCCATCCCCAAACTAAACCAATCAGACGGAAAATGAACGTAGCGAAGAAACCACCCACTATAACCTATAGATGTCCAAATGGGTCGTCCGCTTGACTGGCACACACTTGGCACGACCCAATATGGACGTGACAGGCCCGCCATGGGTTGCCTCTCGGTCGAGTCAGGTGTACCCGCCATGACGGACTGTCGGCCCAGCCATGACTCGTGAGGTAATCGAGCGGGCTAGGCCATATCGGTCTGCTTGTAGTATTTGCAAAGGGCACCATACCTTACCCTCTTATCAATGACAATATTACTCACCTTTTCGAAGTCATTCCACACTTTTGATATCTTCCTTGAGGCGTTGGCATCAGTGCTACAACCAGTATCGGTACTGCTTCTATCTGCAGTAGGGAGGCTAGTGGAGCCTATCCCTGTTCTAGTACCAGGAGCATCAATGTAGCAAATGCAGATAAAGGCCAGTGCATCCTGCTCCAAGTTGTGTGCCTAAAGTCGATACTCCTCTTCAGTGTCCGGATCAAGATCCATGGCGACACTGGTTCCTCAACGGCTGCGCGGCACTGAGATTTAGATCGATACCTCCAAACAAAAACCAAACACGACGAACATCACTAGAAGTCTAGAACCGAAGAAACTAAACCATGCTAAGTAAAAACGATCTAGGGACTTACCAAACGCTGCTAGAGCACCGGAGTCGCCTTGCATCCCGTTGACCGATGAGAATGAGGACCACCAGACCAGATCATGCCGAGGAGGGGAGCCAAGAATCAGGGAGGAATTGAGGATTAGGGATTTAGGGTTAGGATGGCGACACCGACTTAGATTCACCAAAATTCAGAACTGAAGAAACATCGTTAGATCTGAAGAACAAACATACAGGGACTTACCAAACGCAACCGGAGCATCGGAGTCGCCAATGACGACGAGGATAAGGAACAACAGATCGTAGGAGGTAGCAGCCGAGGAGGGGTACAAAGCATCAGGGAGAATTTGagatttagggttagggttagagcGTCATCGAAGGCTCGAAGCTTACCGACCATCGTCGAGTATAGATGTCCAAATGGAGCTTACCTGTCGGCGCCGACGACTCACCGACGACTCGCTGTCGCCGGATTGACGAGCCGACAATAGGGGGGAGAGGATTTCGGATTTAGGGACAGAGGTGGAGAGTAGACCAGGAGCCATAGAGGGTTCTAGAGAGTGGGCGAGTGGGGCGGGGGTTATGCGCTACACGCGCGGGTCGAGGCCGTGCCAAACATGGCGTGTCGGCATGGCAGCCCAAACACAGCCCGACCGtcgtgctggcccggcccgaGCACGGATCAAAACAGGGTTAGATCGGGTTCCTACCGAATCAAAATTGTGACCGGCCTCGGGCCAAACGGTCGATCAGTACCATTTAGACATCTATACTATAGTCGTTCTGATAGAAGGTTAGATCTAGAAAAGCGGTCTGACCGACTTTACAGTTTATACTATAAAATTGGCGTGGTCGGATCTAAAGGGCAGCTTGCCGATCTTGCTAGGTTAATGTGTCAGCCTGGCTTACTCCAGGCTGGGTGTCAAGCTTCTCGTCTCTTTCAATTTTACATGTCAACATTAATAGAACTTGCTAGATAGTCATCAACTAAGCGGTTCCCTTAGTTTCAAATTATAAGATATTCTAACCTTTTTTAAAGTTAAAGCATCTAAAATTTAATCAAAATATGAAAAAACCATCAAACGGTTATAGTACAAAATATAATTAA
This genomic window contains:
- the LOC100279123 gene encoding uncharacterized protein isoform X1; translated protein: MWRRSRPATVPENDTFPSGLSGSAGAAQSTTPHYYCPAPLYSPALLRPPAARSPPRKPAANSWPHRHRNEDLTGGRAGVRRGGGGGAMEASRRGRFHRHDGPAAPVPVVDQADCTAQTCRSCVAVTLADAIALGCCPCAVVSLLGLALVKAPLALARRCLRRLRGELRHRKRVRDMHGPADKAKCRSSDAGAASRGAWALEAAARARASNSSSSGSGRLDAEKVWMEEMYRVGHWGFGRLSVSVSVSVTPPPPVWPGRSPDGDGGGGGRKDVDLRCES
- the LOC100277000 gene encoding uncharacterized protein LOC100277000, whose product is MEDIGEGPAENLPEPLSPAVEAEDEDGDEFSFPVPPVAAGACIVPVYPIFGRPPSPLREEEEEEPETATLRVPLGRLLLEEREFRAREPDGRSSSAQAWQDEDEDDASGGGGGAGDEDLQGVPAESYCLWAPGGQSPAPASPRRCRKSGSTGSVLRWRRISDRLVGRSHSDGKEKFVFLTAVPDPPRPSRSNKEVDEGGGDGEAGSVAHQMRYYGRGGGGGGGSRRRSYLPYKQELVGLFANVSGLRRSYHPF